The region ATTCGCGAATATCCGCGGGGGGGACGAAACTTTTTTCAACGAGTCCATGGCGGAGCAGCTTGGCGATCCACTCGGCGTCAGAGACATCGGTTTTTCTTCCCGGGACATTTTTGATCCGTTGCGGATTGGCCAGTGTCAAGTCGACATAGCCCTCGAGGAAGGCGAAGACCGGTTTCCAATACACGCCGGTGGATTCCATGGCGACATGGGTGACGCCATGTTCTTCGAGCCACTCCAGCAGGTCGCCAAGTCCCTTCGAGAACGTGGAGAAGGTTTGAATGTCCTTTTGAATGTGTCCATCTTCTTCCCATAGCGCACAGGCGACGATGGTTTCGGCATGAACATCCAATCCTGCGCAGCGAGGATAGATGACATCCATGATGAAAATCCTCCTGTTCGATGATCGAGTGCGCAAACAGCGAATCCACGGGAGAAATGCGGCAGTTTTCCGTTCGTCGTCACCTTTCCTCCGCATCGGGAAAGGGCGGACAATGGGTGGTGCACCCAGTGGATTCGAACGCTTTTCCGTACAGGGTCCAAGCCACCATTAAGTATAACGTCCTATTGAACTGTTTGCGCCTACTCTTCATTATGGGAAGAAAAGGGGGATTTTCATGCCCGGGTGGAGGGCAAAACGTTGCCCATGGAACTTTTCCGTGAAAATCCCCACCACTTGGTGAGTGCGGTATACGCTCCTGATCCGTGCGGGTATACTGAAAATGGCCAAAAAAGGCAATAGGAAAGCAGAGGTGCCCGATTTTAGGCATCTCGTATAACCTGTCTGCCTTTTGGCTAGACTAAATAAGTTGTGGTTGGCGGAACGGCTCTTTGCGGGAGATCATGCAAAAGATGATCACCAACATCCGCCGAGCAATGGCGATGAGGGCTTTTTTCTTCCCGCACCGGGCCGCCAACGACCAAAACTTTCGGGACAAGGGATGCGTCTTAGATCGAGCTGCTGACCATGCCGCCTCGCATAACGCCGATCGGAGATGGGGATTGCCTTTTGTCGTGCGCGTGCTCTTTCGCTTTCCGGCGCTTTCATGGTTGCCGGGGGACAAACCCGTCCATGAAGCCGCCCGTTCCGGCGTTTCAAAGACGCTCATGTCGGTTCCCATCTCCGCGATGATGACGGCGGCGGTTTGTTTTTTCACTCCGGGCATGGTCATCAGCAATTCGACTTCCTCACGATACGGCTCGAGCAGGCGGTCGATGTGCTGGTCGACTTCTTCGATGAACCGCTCCAATTCCTCAACGTGTTTCCACAAGAGGCGAAGGAGACGGAGCTCGTGTTCGGTCAAGGTGCCCAGCAGCGAATCGTACACCGCTTGCTTTTTCTTTTTGAGCCTTCCGCGCAGGCATTGATCCAGCTCGTCCTTGTCCACGTATCCCTTCTCCAGCAGCCGGGCAAGGATGTCTTTTCCGGAAACGCCGAAGAGATCGGAGAGGACCGAGCCGAGTTTGACATTGGAAGACTCGAGCACTTTTTGAATCCGGTTTTTCTCCGAACTCAACTGTCCGACCCACTTTTTGCGGAGGCGGGTAAAATCCCGCAATTCGCGAATATCCGCGGGGGGGACGAAACTTTTTTCAACGAGTCCATGGCGGAGCAGCTTGGCGATCCACTCGGCGTCAGAGACATCGGTTTTTCTTCCCGGGACATTTTTGATCCGTTGCGGATTGGCCAGTGTCAAGTCGACATAGCCCTCGAGGAAGGCGAAGACCGGTTTCCAATACACGCCGGTGGATTCCATGGCGACATGGGTGACGCCATGTTCTTCGAGCCACTCCAGCAGGTCGCCAAGTCCCTTCGAGAACGTGGAGAAGGTTTGAATGTCCTTTTGAATGTGTCCATCTTCTTCCCATAGCGCACAGGCGACGATGGTTTCGGCATGAACATCCAATCCTGCGCAGCGAGGATAGATGACATCCATGATGAAAATCCTCCTGTTCGATGATCGAGTGCGCAAACAGCGAATCCACGGGAGAAATGCGGCAGTTTTCCGTTCGTCGTCACCTTTCCTCCGCATCGGGAAAGGGCGGACAATGGGTGGTGCACCCAGTGGATTCGAACGCTTTTCCGTACAGGGTCCAAGCCACCATTAAGTATAACGTCCTATTGAACTGTTTGCGCCTACTCTTCATTATGGGAAGAAAAGGGGGATTTTCATGCCCGGGTGGAGGGCAAAACGTTGCCCATGGAACTTTTCCGTGAAAATGCGTGCGCCTCCAAGGGTGATTTTCATGCTGGGTGGAGGGCAAAACGTTGCCCATGGAACTTTTCCATGTGAAGACGCTCCCATTCTTCTTGAGAGCCTAATGAAGCGAGCAGTGCTTTATATTTGTCCAATTCTGATTTCAGGTGGATGATTTTCTGTTGCAATTGGGTGGTTTTTTGCTCCTTGCTCATGTCCATCACCTTTTTTCCGCATGTCATGGTACCCATTATATGCAGACATCGAAAAATGGGTGTTCTGCTTGCTCATGCATGAACCATATCATTTTTGTTTCCAAAAATAAGGCTCTTCACCAAAAGTTGTACTTGACTGTTTCAAAACACACTTTCCTTACGCCAGTAAGGAGAAAATTAGTAAATCGACATTTTGGATGCATAGTGGCTCAAGAAAACGCCTCGCTTGTCAAGTACACGTTGTGGTGATGAAACAAAAATAAATAAAAATAGTGGTTCATCACCAAATTTTGTGATTTAGTGACAAAAAAGAGAAAGCACTGACGAGATCCTGGCAATAATGTTAGCGGTGAAATAAACATTAAGGAGGTCTCGTAAGTGCTTTCTATACCACTAGGATTGCCAGAATTTAAAGTGATTAAACAAGAACTTCTTTCCTATGGTTATGCGATTCATGTAGAGAAAACAGAGACACAGGAACGTTGCCCTCATTGTGGGTTTGCCACTTCCTCTGTCCACGACAGACGGACAAGAAAAGTACGGGATTTGGCGATTTTCCATCAACCGGTGTACTTGTTCATAAAGGTAAAGCGCTATCGGTGCTGGAATTGTTCTCAAGTGTTTTCCGCCTCTTTGGAATCGATTCCACCCAATCAACACTACACCAATCGATTTTGTGAGTACTTGTATGAACTTTGCGAAGGCTCCACCATTCAAGAGGTTAGCCGAAAGCACCGCATCCCATATACAACATTGGAACGCATTTATTACTCCATCGCATCGAAAAAAGCAAAAGAGCGTCAAACAGCGATAGAAGCATCTTCTCAAGAAGGAATGGTGCTTAGTTTAGATGAAATCGCTGTAAAAAAGGGACATCAGTATGAAACTGTATTGATGGATGCCAGAGCCGGATCGGTCATGGGAATGCATGCCGATCGCCAATGTGACTCCGCCATCAACTTGTTGAGCCAAAATATCCTGTCGAAAGAAATGGTCCAAACGGTGATTCTTGACATGTGGGAACCTTATCATAAGGCGGTTCGCGCCCTGTTTCCATCTGCTTCGATTGTCATCGATAAGTACCATGTGGTTCAAAAAGTGACACAAGCCTTGGATCAAGCAAGAAAGGAATTTTCTCCATTGAAAAAGGCTCGATATCTTCTCTTGAAAGGCTGTGAAAAGCTTCGTAAGGACCAACGGCTTCGATTAGACGATATCTTGGAGGAGTATCCGGCACTTTCCATTGCTTATTATCTGAAAGAGTTGTTTCGGGATTTTTACCGAACCGATGGATATCATGAAGCAAAGGAACGCTTGGAAGAATGGATTAAGTTAGCCAAACAGAGCCCTTTTGCTTCTTTTCAGAAAGCAGCCAACACGCTTGAAAGGTGGAAGGAGCCTATTCTTTCCTACTTTTTGTGCCCATATACGAATGCCCGAATTGAGGGGACGAATCACAAGATCAAAAACATCAAACGCCGGGCATATGGCTATCGAAATCTAGAACGGTTTCGTTTGCGTGTATTTCTGGAGTGTACAGGGAACACTACAGGCAGTCAGGCTGCTTAAGCGCTCCCTTCTTCCGCTATCGGTATGATAGTTGGTAGAATGGAACCCGTCAAGGAAAGCACTTGACTGTTTCCATTCTACCAACTTCGTGGTCTGTATGCGGAAGAAGGATCCTGACTGATGAACCTATTTCATCCAGCTAACATGTCTCTAGGATTGAGTAGAAATCACAGAAAATGGTGAAGACCCAAAATAGTTGTTTTTACTATAACTTGTATTTATCCCTATCATACTATAGAGTAGCCTGAAAAAAATAATGAAATGAAAGGAAGGATTGTTTTTATGCCTATCAATTTAGAGCAATTCGCTCAACAATTTGATCCAGAGTGCATTCAAGTGTGCAAAGTCTATGACTGGACGACACACGTTGTACAGCTGGCGCAAGACATCACGTTCACATTTCCGACTGGCTCTTTAGATGGAGTCACGGTTTCCCAAGTCAATTGTTCGATCACATTGTTGGAGTGTGCGGAAGACGCTCCTCGCCGAGATATTGAATGCACGGTCGGCAATCAAATTGTGACGTTGCAAGCGGTCACCTTAAGCAAAACGATTCAAGTCGTGTTGGAAGTGATGGGAACCAACGCAACGGGCGCTCAAGTTACCGTCGTCAGCAACCCCGCTTTAATCACAACCAGCGAGGAAGTGATTCTTTGCGCTCCAGAAGGCACAACGGTGTGCTGCAACGCTGTGCAAAACACCTTTAATACTTGCCGCGTCGGAGCGTTTACGCAAAGCGGAAACAGTATTACAGCAAATATTTCCATTCGTATTTGCCAAAGCATCGTTGTGACGTTTGAAGTCATTTTGGAAGTCGCCGCAAGGTTCTGCCAACCCCGCCCAGAAATCATTTGCGAAGAAGAGTGCCCAGTGGATGTCTTTCCGCCGCAATGCCCAGCTGTGTTTCCTGCTATGTAAAAATTAGGTTTTCAGTTTATGCGAAAAAAGAGGAGATGTTCTCCTCTTTTTTCATACCTATACATGTAGAATGCATAGAACACAGAAGGAGGAAGGATGATGGATCTGATTCCAGAATTGGAACAGAAAATACAAGCGATTGAGAAAGAGCTTCGTATGGTGAAGCAAGCTGTTGCGGAAATAAAACGTTTGCCTCAACAGGTGTTGTCTGACGAAATTTGTGTCGTTTGCTATTTCACGTATTCCTTATTGCTCCTAAAGGCACAGGGGCAGAAAGGGATGATTGCGGGGAACTTCGTGATTCGCAATATGGGATCTTCTCCTTTAGAACATCCTTACATTTGTCTGCGCGTTTCTCCGAAAGAACACATGGCGTTATCGGCAAAATTAGGAGGCGGCATTCAATACGATCGCCGTCTCAATCCGCTCGTAATGGAAGCTTGGCAATATATGAATGAGGAGGCCGAGAACATCGCGGAGGAGAAGGGGGAATTTTGGCTAAAGCCGATTCATGTGTCACGCATCGAGCCAGGTCAAACTCTCTCTTTTTCTAATTTCCAATTTCAAGTCGGTATGCGTGAAGTCTCAACCACCTACAAAGTGGACGGATTTTTTTCTGCCAACAGCTGCCTAATGGAGTGCGAGCGTTGAACCATATTGTTGTCCATGCTTGACAGCCTGAAGCCATATGCGCCATAAAAAACCGGCTCAGAAGGCAATCGCCTTTCGCTGAGCCGGTTTTGCCGGGTTATACGTTGCGAACAACAAGAGCGTTCAAGGCGCGAGTTTCCGCTGTGATGCTGCTTAATAGGGTAGATAAAATGTTTCCGTTTGTTTCAATGACAATGCGATATACGTGTGTTCCTACGCCCGGCGCGTCGACCCATGTCAAGTTCGGGAATAACGTTGTATTAGCGGCAATTCCCAACCCAGGAAGAAGTGATTCAACATCAAGCGACGCAATGGGGGTAAAGGCTCCTCCGTTCGTTGACCGTTCTAAGCGATACGTGATGCCTTTCAAAGTTACGCCTGTCAGGAGGGCCAATACGGCCAATTCCAACTCGACCATCGAATCAAGTTTGACACGATCGCCGCTGAGGGTCGTAATCGCCTGCAAACGAAGCACTTCCGTGACGGCAGTTCCGGTCAGAGGAATGGTAATGGGCAAATCCGTTGAAGACTGCGTAAAAAACAATTGGGGAAACAATCCACCATTGCACACACAAACCATTCGTCTATCATCCTTTCCTAGTTTAAATTTGATACTACTGTATTTGTTAAAGCCGATGATAAAATCCCCAATATAGCCGGAATAAAATTCCCCACTTACAATAGAACCATAGTGTTAACGAGAGGAGCTATGGTTCATGATGACGAGAGGGGAATTTTTTATGATCAAAGAGATGTATGAAAGGGGAATGAGTATTTCCGATATTGCGAGGGAGTTGGGGATTGATCGGAAAACCGTTCGAAAATATATTCACTCCCCCAATCCCCCTTCCAAATCTAAGCGAAAACAAAGAAAAAGCAAGTTAGATCCATTTAAGCCGTATCTTCAAAAACGAATGTTAGAAGATAGGGTGTTTAATAGCGAAAAGTTGTTTTTTGAAATTCGACAACAGGGCTACACGGGAGGAAAGACGATTTTAAAGGACTATATGCAGCCTTTCCGAGAGACGGCGAAAAAGAAATACACCGTTCGTTATGAAACGCTTCCTGGCGAACAAATGCAAGTCGATTGGAAAGAAGTTGGGGAGGTCGTGATCGAAGGGAGAAAAGTCAAGTTATCGCTATTTGTGGCTGTGTTAGGCTATTCGCGGATGAAATACGCGGTATTTACGACCAGCCAGGACCAGGAACACTTAATGGAATGCCTGATTCAGAGTTTCCAATACTTCGGCGGAGTTCCGAAGAAGGTGTTATTTGATAATATGAAGACCGTTACAGACGGCCGGGAACAAGGAGTGGTGAAATGGAATCAACGATTTTCTGAATTTGCGAGTTACTACGGATTTATTCCAAAAGTGTGCCGGCCTTACCGGGCCCAGACAAAGGGAAAAGTCGAACGAGCCATTCAGTATATCATGGATCACTTCTATGTGGGGACAGCGTTTGAAAGCATCGAAGAATTGAATTTCCTTCTCCATCGTTGGCTCGATCAAGTGGCGAATCGGAAGCCAAACGCCACTACCGGCATTCCTCCGCAAGAGCGTTGGGCAGAGGAACAGCTGAAACCTCTCCCGTTGAACGATTACGATACGAGCTATCTTTCCTATCGGAAGGTGCATTGGGATGGCAGTTTCTCTTACAAAGGGGAACAATGGCTTCTATCGGCGGAGTATGCGGGCAAAGAAATTCTGGTGAAGGAGCGATTAAATGGGGATATTCGATTGTATTATCGAGGGGAGGAGATTTCTTACTTGAACCAACAGAAAAAAGTGATTTCATTCGCCGAAAAAATCAAAAAGAAACAGACGGAAACGGCCGTCACCATTTCGCCTGTTTCGGTGGAAGTGGATACTCGTCCATTGTCCGTTTATGACGCATTCCTGCGAGGGGAAAGCTCATGAAAGAACGAATACACGAGTATTGCCACCGACTCCATTTGCCTGTCATGGCGGAACGATGGTCCGCCATGACAGAATACGCAGCTACTCATAATATACCATATTCGGAGTTTTTATTCCGCTTATTAGAGGCGGAAATCATCGAAAAACAGGAACGATCGATCCAAACGCTCATCAAACTGTCCAAACTGCCGTATCGCAAGACGATCGATACGTTTGATTTTGCCGCGCAGCCTTCGGTGGATGAGCGCCGGATTCGAGAACTGCTTACGTTGTCCTTTATTGACCGGAAAGAAAATATCCTCTTTCTCGGTCCACCGGGGATTGGGAAGACACATCTGGCAATTTCGATTGGAATGGAGGCGATCGCAAGAGGATATAAAACGTATTTTATTACCGCTCACGATTTGGTCAATCAGTTAAGAAGAGCCGACCAAGAAGGAAAGTTGGAGAAAAAGCTTCGTGTCTTTGTGAAGCCAACCGTTCTCATTATTGATGAAATGGGGTATCTAAAACTGGACCCGAACAGCGCTCATTACTTATTTCAAGTGATCGCCCGGCGGTACGAGCATGCCCCGATTATCCTCACCTCCAACAAAAGCTTTGGGGAATGGGGAGAAGTTGTGGGAGACTCGGTATTGGCGACCGCGATGTTAGATCGATTACTGCATCATTCCATCATTTTCAACCTAAAGGGGGAAAGCTATCGATTACGGGAAAAGAGGCTCCAAGAAGAAAAACAGAAGGATCAATGAAAGATCCTTCTGGCAGCTTGTCGACAAAGTCGACAAGCTGTTTTAATATATAGGTATAAGGGTATCTTGAAGGAGTGGAATAAGATGCTTCAACGTTACCAAGAAGATCGGAGACATATCGAAACAACGGTAAAAATTGATGATCTTGTTCCTGAAGACCACCTTGTTCGTAAACTAGAAAAAGCCATTGACTTCTCCTTTATCTACAATATGGTCAAGGATTTGTATTCTCCTAACCATGGACGACCAAGTCTTGATCCCGTTGTGCTGTTCAAAATGTATTTGATTCGTTACATCTTTGGGATTCGTTCGATGCGTGAAACCGTAGAACAGATTCGAACAAATGTGGCTTATCGTTGGTTTTTGGGATTGAGTCTGCATGATCCTGTGCCCCATCATTCGACACCAAGTAAAAACTACACGCGACGTTTTGCGGGAACCGATGTTTTTCAAAAGATTTTTTCAAGAATCTTGGAAGAAGCCTTTCAACACGGGCTT is a window of Geobacillus kaustophilus DNA encoding:
- a CDS encoding IS110-like element ISGka2 family transposase; this encodes MDVIYPRCAGLDVHAETIVACALWEEDGHIQKDIQTFSTFSKGLGDLLEWLEEHGVTHVAMESTGVYWKPVFAFLEGYVDLTLANPQRIKNVPGRKTDVSDAEWIAKLLRHGLVEKSFVPPADIRELRDFTRLRKKWVGQLSSEKNRIQKVLESSNVKLGSVLSDLFGVSGKDILARLLEKGYVDKDELDQCLRGRLKKKKQAVYDSLLGTLTEHELRLLRLLWKHVEELERFIEEVDQHIDRLLEPYREEVELLMTMPGVKKQTAAVIIAEMGTDMSVFETPERAASWTGLSPGNHESAGKRKSTRTTKGNPHLRSALCEAAWSAARSKTHPLSRKFWSLAARCGKKKALIAIARRMLVIIFCMISRKEPFRQPQLI
- a CDS encoding ISL3 family transposase, which translates into the protein MLSIPLGLPEFKVIKQELLSYGYAIHVEKTETQERCPHCGFATSSVHDRRTRKVRDLAIFHQPVYLFIKVKRYRCWNCSQVFSASLESIPPNQHYTNRFCEYLYELCEGSTIQEVSRKHRIPYTTLERIYYSIASKKAKERQTAIEASSQEGMVLSLDEIAVKKGHQYETVLMDARAGSVMGMHADRQCDSAINLLSQNILSKEMVQTVILDMWEPYHKAVRALFPSASIVIDKYHVVQKVTQALDQARKEFSPLKKARYLLLKGCEKLRKDQRLRLDDILEEYPALSIAYYLKELFRDFYRTDGYHEAKERLEEWIKLAKQSPFASFQKAANTLERWKEPILSYFLCPYTNARIEGTNHKIKNIKRRAYGYRNLERFRLRVFLECTGNTTGSQAA
- the istA gene encoding IS21 family transposase, whose product is MMTRGEFFMIKEMYERGMSISDIARELGIDRKTVRKYIHSPNPPSKSKRKQRKSKLDPFKPYLQKRMLEDRVFNSEKLFFEIRQQGYTGGKTILKDYMQPFRETAKKKYTVRYETLPGEQMQVDWKEVGEVVIEGRKVKLSLFVAVLGYSRMKYAVFTTSQDQEHLMECLIQSFQYFGGVPKKVLFDNMKTVTDGREQGVVKWNQRFSEFASYYGFIPKVCRPYRAQTKGKVERAIQYIMDHFYVGTAFESIEELNFLLHRWLDQVANRKPNATTGIPPQERWAEEQLKPLPLNDYDTSYLSYRKVHWDGSFSYKGEQWLLSAEYAGKEILVKERLNGDIRLYYRGEEISYLNQQKKVISFAEKIKKKQTETAVTISPVSVEVDTRPLSVYDAFLRGESS
- the istB gene encoding IS21-like element IS5376 family helper ATPase IstB, whose amino-acid sequence is MKERIHEYCHRLHLPVMAERWSAMTEYAATHNIPYSEFLFRLLEAEIIEKQERSIQTLIKLSKLPYRKTIDTFDFAAQPSVDERRIRELLTLSFIDRKENILFLGPPGIGKTHLAISIGMEAIARGYKTYFITAHDLVNQLRRADQEGKLEKKLRVFVKPTVLIIDEMGYLKLDPNSAHYLFQVIARRYEHAPIILTSNKSFGEWGEVVGDSVLATAMLDRLLHHSIIFNLKGESYRLREKRLQEEKQKDQ